In Streptomyces sp. NBC_01231, the sequence TGCTGCCAGGTAGGTGAGCATCTCCCGCACGCGTGTGCGTTCGGCCGGGCTGCCTGGTCGTGGGGTGCGGCGTCCGGTGGGTCTGGGCTGGTGGGGAGCGAGGAGGGTGGCGGGGACGACGGCCGTGTGATTGGTGGCGGCAGCGCAGGCGGCGCAGGTGTCGGCGAGGCGCCAGGTGCGGCCGCTGCGGTCGCGGGTCAGGGCGAGCAGTACCGGTCCGGCGCAGCCGCGGTGGCGCGGATGCCAGGAACAGCCCCGTGTCCGGCACTGGCAGGTGCGCAGATGGCCGGGCAGCGCGTCGGTACGCGCGTGGCAGGCCAGGTGGGCCAGAGCGGCGGACCGCGCGGAGGCGGCCTTGAGGGGAGTGGGGTGCTCGTCGCAGTGGGGGCAGACGAGTCTCGGGCCGCCCGCCCGTGAACGCAGTTCCACCGTCCAGATGCGCCGCACTAGGGCAGGCGCGCCGGCAAGCCTCATCGGCCCGTTGTCCTCCTTGCTGTCCGCGCCGCTGTGGCGAGTGCTTCAGCCGGAAGCACCCAGGACGCACGCACGGTAGTGCAGATCCCTGCACTGTGGATGCCACCCCCATGTCGACGGATAGTGCAGAAACCCGCACTGACAGGGCAGGGGTCTGCACCGTCGGATGGTGGGGTGACGATCTTGCCGCCAGACCCCGACCTCACCGCCCTGCACGTGGCGCTGGCGCGGCTGAGGAACGAGCACGGCTGGACCTTCGATGAACTCGCCGCCCGCAGCGGCCTGGCCCGGCGCACACTCATCGACCTCGAACACGGCCGCACCACCGGCAGCGTCACCACCTGGCACGCCCTCGCCCACACCTTCGACGTACCGATCGAGCACCTGCTCGGCGCCCTCTGCGACGACCACACCCTGCCCGGCACGCCCGACTCCTGACCGCGCCCCACCTGCCCGCGCACCGCCCTGCAAATCACCCGAACCGGCGAGCACGCACCGAACACCCAATCGCCGACTGGAGCAGGCGTTCGGTTCGACTGGGCCGTTCGCGGGACACGCCTGACGCCGCCCCGCCACTGCGGTGTGCCGCCTGGCACGGTCCACGCATGTGCCCCAACCCTGCCCACTGCCACTGGGACGGCAGCCCCCGCACCGCGCACCCCCACAGGCCGCTGCGGGTATCCGCCACCAGCCCCAGCCGCCTGCTGCGCGCCGGCCAGGGCGGCCACTGCCGCCGGTGCGGCAACCGGATCGACGCCTATCAGCGCACCAACCAGCAGCCCATCGCCCTGCACCCGGCCGAACTGGCCACCGTCCACGTGCCCGAAGCCTGCCGCTGGCACCTCAGCGCAGGCATCGCCCACCCGCACGGCGACGGCAGCGCCTGGTGCCGCATCCCCCACCACCTCCTCTGCCCCCGCCGCACCCCCACCCTCCGGCTCGGGCCACACCTTGAGGCCATGCGCCGCCAACTCGCCGTGCGCACCCGCCGCCTGATCGACACCGGCGCATTCACCCCGGCCTCGCCCAACAGACCACAGCCCGCCACAACCGCCACCTGCCCCGCCCGCCCGGTCGTGCAGATGCTGCTGTGCCGCTACCTGGCCGACAGACCCGTCCAGGACATCCAATGCGTGGCCCAGACCCGCCAGCGCCACCGCTGCCCCAGACCCGTACTCGACCCCCGCTTCCCGGCCGGCCGCTGGCAACTACTGCCCAGCGGCCCCCAGCGCGGCCAACTCACCCTGCCCGCCCAACCAATGGCCGTCTACGACCTCGGCCGCCTCCCCTACGCCGAACAGCTGCGCTGGCGCACCCAACGCTGCCCGGCCCATACCGCCACCCCCGGCGCCGCAGACCTCGCCCTGGCCGGATGGCAGACCTTCGACCCCCTCCTGCACGCAGCACACATCCACACCCGACTCCCACACCCCGTGACCGGCCGCGACGGAAGGAGCTGAAGTGCCGCATCACGCCCTCGAAATCATCCTCACGCGCCCGGCGATCCCCTCCGAACTCCGCCACGCCACCCAAACCGTGCCCCTTGCCGCCAACCACGACGCCACCCGCCTCATGGCCCTCACCAGCGCCAAAACCCCCGAACGGGCCGCCCACCGACTTCGCCGACGCCTCAGCGAACAGCTGCCGATCGACGTGATCACCACGCCTTATCCGGACGCGAGCGGCAACGTCCTGCTCAACGTCACCTTCCCGCCCGCCGCCCACGCCACCATCCGCCACGCCGCCGAACGGGCCGGACAGTCTCCCGAACGCTTCGTGAAACAGGCCCTGCACCGTGCCCTGGCCCAGCACGCCAGCGACGAAGCCGACCGCCTCGACCACGCCGTACAGGAACTGCTCACCGGCA encodes:
- a CDS encoding helix-turn-helix domain-containing protein — encoded protein: MTILPPDPDLTALHVALARLRNEHGWTFDELAARSGLARRTLIDLEHGRTTGSVTTWHALAHTFDVPIEHLLGALCDDHTLPGTPDS
- a CDS encoding DUF6083 domain-containing protein — encoded protein: MCPNPAHCHWDGSPRTAHPHRPLRVSATSPSRLLRAGQGGHCRRCGNRIDAYQRTNQQPIALHPAELATVHVPEACRWHLSAGIAHPHGDGSAWCRIPHHLLCPRRTPTLRLGPHLEAMRRQLAVRTRRLIDTGAFTPASPNRPQPATTATCPARPVVQMLLCRYLADRPVQDIQCVAQTRQRHRCPRPVLDPRFPAGRWQLLPSGPQRGQLTLPAQPMAVYDLGRLPYAEQLRWRTQRCPAHTATPGAADLALAGWQTFDPLLHAAHIHTRLPHPVTGRDGRS